In Candidatus Cloacimonadaceae bacterium, a single window of DNA contains:
- a CDS encoding glycerol-3-phosphate acyltransferase encodes MIYLLALLIALLSYMYGCFSTARIVAKSARSLNIFKIGTGFADTENIYCNVSKPMGVLVGALDVVKAMLYLAVVESVLRFCEPMMTLEGLDLLYSANFMLIYGLAMLVGHTLPITHGYRGGRGIFTYIGFVAYFAFLPMLVTVVLAWLIVLIYKQIRFAQYLIVILPVILTQVFFSFIPWFRRELPPHFVTILLGISLLMGILNFIVSKKLGEI; translated from the coding sequence GTGATCTATCTCCTCGCGCTCTTGATCGCGCTGCTATCCTATATGTACGGTTGTTTTTCAACCGCAAGGATCGTGGCAAAATCGGCACGCTCCCTCAATATCTTCAAGATCGGCACCGGTTTTGCAGACACAGAAAACATCTATTGCAATGTTTCAAAACCGATGGGAGTGTTAGTGGGCGCGTTAGACGTGGTCAAAGCAATGCTCTATCTGGCTGTGGTGGAGAGCGTTTTGAGATTTTGCGAGCCGATGATGACCCTCGAGGGATTGGATCTGCTCTATAGCGCGAACTTTATGCTGATCTATGGCTTGGCGATGTTGGTGGGGCACACTCTGCCGATCACTCACGGTTATCGTGGCGGACGGGGGATCTTCACATATATCGGTTTTGTGGCATATTTCGCTTTTTTGCCGATGCTGGTCACGGTCGTTCTCGCCTGGCTGATCGTGCTGATCTATAAGCAGATACGCTTTGCGCAATACCTGATAGTGATCCTGCCGGTGATCCTCACTCAGGTCTTCTTTTCATTCATCCCCTGGTTTCGCAGGGAGTTGCCTCCGCACTTTGTCACCATCCTGCTCGGGATCTCTTTGCTGATGGGCATTCTAAACTTTATCGTGTCCAAGAAACTGGGCGAGATCTGA